The Siniperca chuatsi isolate FFG_IHB_CAS linkage group LG12, ASM2008510v1, whole genome shotgun sequence genome has a segment encoding these proteins:
- the nyx gene encoding nyctalopin, with translation MTVLTFTVSVLCLLPQAVLARWACVRACPPSCSCTQEKSCSVLCDRSGLAELPKEFPCEASTINLDKNKLKFLSERAFGTLPSLKSLSLDHNNISFITPGAFKGLPNLVELKMAHNDYISYLHTRTFTGLKKVVRLDMSDCNLFSIPDRIFIEQTALKELLFFQNNFRRIPGAFRGMENLTHIYLERNKIEAVAYNSLLGLGSLKYLNLQENRINVIHDQAFQDLVRLENFYLNDNLLSDLPRLAFKGLSRLKMLNLGGNLLINVSKTWFSDLVELEVLYLDRNQVLYIEEGTFENLTSLITLHLNSNNLTTLPFPVFQPIYFLGRLYLFRNPWECDCSLEWLKEWMESYKLVRDIPCASPSSVAGLDLSEVVFAKVNGTCVDPGELNVTTASSEIVSTTENRFNSLVSKLLQQELREEMGNGTESLRNGTLLDPEDGLLSAGVGGQRAQTSPPLLSFLVVCLTVGLLGQSDIHFCLFCT, from the exons ATGACTGTCCTCACTTTCACTG TCTCTGTGCTGTGCCTGCTGCCTCAGGCGGTGCTGGCCCGGTGGGCGTGTGTTCGGGCCTGCCCGCCGTCCTGCTCCTGCACGCAGGAGAAGAGCTGCAGCGTGCTGTGCGACCGCTCCGGCCTGGCTGAGCTGCCCAAAGAGTTCCCCTGCGAGGCCTCCACCATCAACCTGGACAAGAACAAACTCAAGTTCCTGTCAGAGAGGGCCTTCGGCACCCTGCCCTCCctcaagtctctctctctggaccACAACAACATCTCCTTCATTACCCCTGGAGCCTTCAAG GGCCTCCCCAACTTAGTGGAGCTGAAGATGGCGCACAACGACTACATCAGTTACCTTCATACACGGACGTTCACGGGGCTGAAGAAGGTGGTGCGCCTGGACATGTCAGACTGTAACCTCTTCAGCATCCCTGACCGCATCTTCATAGAGCAAACTGCGCTGAAGGAGCTGCTCTTCTTCCAGAACAACTTCAGGAGGATCCCTGGAGCCTTCAGAGGCATGGAGAACCTGACTCACATCTACCTGGAGAGGAACAAGATAGAGGCGGTGGCCTACAACTCCCTGCTGGGCCTGGGCAGTCTCAA GTACCTGAACCTGCAGGAGAACCGCATCAACGTGATCCATGACCAGGCCTTCCAGGACCTTGTGCGGCTGGAGAACTTCTACCTCAATGACAACCTGCTGTCTGACCTGCCGCGGCTCGCCTTCAAGGGCCTCAGTCGCCTCAAGATGCTCAACCTTGGGGGGAACCTGTTGATCAACGTGTCCAAGACCTGGTTCAGTGatctggtggagctggaggtcCTATACCTGGACAGGAACCAGGTGCTATACATCGAGGAAGGCACTTTTGAGAACCTGACCAGCCTGATCACGCTCCACCTGAACAGCAACAACCTCACCACCCTTCCCTTCCCTGTTTTCCAGCCCATCTACTTCCTGGGCCGCCTCTACCTGTTCAGAAACCCCTGGGAGTGTGACTGCTCCCTCGAGTGGCTGAAGGAGTGGATGGAAAGCTACAAGCTGGTGCGGGACATCCCCTGTGCCTCACCTTCCTCCGTGGCGGGGCTGGATCTCAGCGAGGTGGTCTTCGCCAAGGTGAACGGCACGTGCGTGGACCCCGGAGAGCTGAACGTGACCACGGCCTCCTCGGAGATCGTCTCCACCACGGAGAACCGCTTCAACAGCCTCGTTTCCAAGCTGCTCCAGCAGGAGCTCAGGGAGGAGATGGGGAACGGAACAGAGAGTCTCCGTAACGGGACCCTGCTGGATCCCGAGGACGGGCTGCTCTCCGCAGGGGTCGGAGGGCAACGGGCCCAGACAAGCCCACCACTTCTCAGCTTCCTTGTAGTGTGTCTCACTGTCGGTTTGCTTGGCCAGTCAGATattcatttctgtcttttttgcaCATGA